The Vibrio penaeicida sequence ATCTTCAAGCTCCTCTGAACGGTCCACTTTTGTCATAAGATCACGAAGCTTATTACGCGTTTCCATTAACTTACGTAGTGGGTCAACTTGGTTAACAATCGAAGCTGGCTCGAAATCCTTCATCGATTTAAACTGCAGATCAACAGTGAATGTTGAATCATCATCAGCTAACTTATTGTCAACCTTGAAAGAAAGGCTCGGGCTCATCTTTTTCAAAACATCATCAAAGTTGTCTCGATCAATTTGAATAAAGCGACGATCTTTCAAAGGCTTCAGAGCTTCTGTGTTATGACCTGCGAAATCACCCATAACGCCTAGAACAAAAGGCAGCTCTTTTTTTAGTGAAGCATTTTCAGTTTCTACGTCGTACGTAATATGGACACGAGGCTTCCTTACTCGTGACAGTTTCGAGTGGATACTCGTCATAGGACTCTCCCTTTTTTGTTATTCACCATTTTGGTCTACTATGCCAACCAAACGGAAGTAGCCATTCTTGGCTTCTCCATCAGAAATAAGCTCTGCCAGTAGCTCCGGCAAAGGCATATCACACCACCTCACCACCTGTTCGATTGAGTACGAAACGGGAGAGTGTGGTTCAGTTTCTTTAAAAAATTCCGCTATCTTTTGTAGTTGTTCAATTGCGTGTTCCCTAGACGCTAAATTGGCAGCAAGTAGCTGCCCTGCTTGAACTGGCGTACTTGCTTCAACGGTGTCAGATTCCTCTGTATCCGTTGGTAAATCTTCCAATACGGGTTCAGCTTCCGCCTTTAGCTTGTCGCCCGCCAAGTGATTGAGCGCAGATTGAATAGCTTCAAGCTTCTTTTGGATATGAGAGCTCGGCATAACCTCACCACAAGCCTCATCCATGGAATGGCTGTATCGATCAAATGCAGCAATTGCCTGCTCTAATTCACTGCCCAGCTGCAAGTAAAACTCTTTTGATGTTTGCGCTACGGCATCTTGAATTGATTTGAGATCAACGGCACCTGAATCAATTTTTTGACGTTTCTTGTCTTCGTCTAATCTTTCTAAATCGATGGCTTGCTGATATTCCCAGTAAGCATAGGACTGACCGGTATAAGCTTCTGTTAATGGAATGGATGAAATAGGAAACAGTAGTGTCCCTTCCTTCTCCATACCATTCAGACCAATAATTGGCGTAACGCGTGTTTCTATTCCATCTTCGTCGGGCATTGGATGCAGCGTTTCCCAAAACCCTTCAATCAAACCTGCTGCCAGAGAATAACCTTCGGCAAAACCTTTGAATCCATACGCTCGGGTCATCGCTTCGATTAACCATGCTACGAGTTCTAAGTCTTTGGATTGCCCCGTAAGTTGTTCAGGCACTGTCTCTAGGAAACCGCTCCATAAATTGACATAGCTCGACAAAGGCTCTTCTGAAATGACCGCATTTCGCTCTTCATTTCGGGCAACCATTCTCAAATCTTTCAAGCGAAAATAGGCAGACTGAGGGCTGATATCTGACCTTGGATCTGTACCCGATGGAAGTTCTGTTGAAATAGGCAAAAGTGCCTGCTCTATCCATTCAAAATCTGACGCTTCATACACCATGGTTAGCGACCTCTTGCAAAAATAGGAACGGTTGCATCATTCGATTGTGCGACTTCTGCGGAATACTCAGCTGCCATCGCCTTTATAAGTGCACATGTCACGTTATCTTGCGCGCCGCGAACTAATGCGGAATGCATTAAGGCTAACCCTGACTGGCTTACTGCGTCAGCTTGTAACGTTCGTGATATTTCTGAATTGTTAAGCTCTTTGGTTAACCCATCACTACACAAAAGAAACTGATCGCCCGGCACCAACTGACCTGATACCTGATCTATAACGACATCAGGTTCAACGCCGATGGCTCTCGTTATCACATTGGCAAGCGGGTGGCTCTCTGCATCATCGAAGTGTAATAACCCTTGATCAACCAAATCCATAACTTGGCTGTGATCACGAGTTTTTTGTACAAGTTGGTTGTCTCTCATCAAGTAAATTCGACTGTCTCCTACCCATAGGCAGTGATAGAAGCCATCTTGTATGTATAACAAAACCAATGTTGTTCCCATGGTTTTGCCGTCAAGGTTTGATTTCGCGTATTCATAAATTGACTGGTTAGCTTGAAGTACTGCGCGTCTTAGATCGTCAATTGCAAAGTCTTGATGCTCATTTGCATACTTTTCGATGGTATCGACCAGCATTTGACTCGCGATGTCACCAGCTTCATGCCCTCCCATTCCATCTGCTACTACCCAAACTCTTTTAGCAGACAAATCAAGAAGTGAGTCTTCATTGTAAGGTCTCACTTTCCCCGGGTGGGTTTTTGAAAAGGTAAAGATATTCCAATTCATAATGTTTTACTCCTTACCAATTCCATTGGTCCCAATTGCCATCCAACATGGCTGAAAACTGCCCAACGGCTGGTAAGCCATCGGTAAAGGTCGAAATAGCCGGAATACTTTCCGATCCTTCTGTCCACCAGAAACACGTTCTTGGAAGTTGTGTTTTCAATAAATGTTGAAGGAGATGCTCTCCTTCTAACGGAATTTGTTCTTCGTAAATGAGGTTTTGAAATTCACCACTCATTGGCGTTGCTTTTAAAACCGGATCGCGAGATAGAACCGCTTCCCACGCTTCGTTTAGCAACTGAGTATTCCATTGCTCTATCTGGAAATTATCCTCAAGTACAGCTAGCGCCTGTTCTTCAGCCCTCTCACTCCAAGCTCTATCCAACCAGTATGAAATTGCCGTTCCGTCTACAGGTCGTGCTAACGTAAAAAAGTAATAGCGACCTACCGAATCTACGCTGGGAATCATCGTGCCAATCATGGCTTTTTCACCACAAACGTTGGCGGGTAATGCAAAGTTCCAAATCGGCGCATTCATGTAATGGTTTGTCCAGCTTTCTTCTAACTGTTCACGGCTAACCGCTAAAATCGCTTGCTGCCAATCTTGCCAAGTTTTTAGAAAATCCAATGGCAGGGACTCTTGGATAAAGTCCCCTTTTGCTGGAATTTTCCCAAAATAACCCCATTGCTCTGTTATAAGGTTTGAGGGCATGAGAAACGCTCCATATCGTTCGACCAAAATGGATTTATTGTGCTGGTTGGGATCAACTCCAACTGAACTTTATTGCCTTTAAGATCAATCATTACGATGTTGTCTTTTCTTGTTTCAGGGCGTGCTTTAAGGGATTGATCCAGCATTTTATAAAGCCCCCACTGTCCTTCGTAGGTATGAGATATCTCTCGCGAGGAGTTCGGCGGTATAAATATAATGCGCGTTTCTGAACTGCTTGAAGGCCACGACAAACTTTGTGTCCTTTCAGGTCCATGGCTATAAACCAACTTTTGAGAACCCAGCTCAAGCTTAAATTTTGAGATGTGTTGATCGAGGTATTTCGGTCTCAACCCAAAATCGATCTTGACTGAGTTATCTGATTCGAAAAACGTTTGGCGTATCTTTTCTGCGCGCTGGAATACAACAAGAGTTTCTTGGCTAACACCGATTTCTTTTTCAAAACGCCAATTACGCCCAGATGTATCAACAAATGGTTCTAAGTAATCAGTGAAGAAACTGTCTAACGTTCCGCCGTAACCAAAGAAGCGTTTGAAGTCTTTCAGGTTCACTTCTCTTTTAGCCGCTGGGCTAAACGGATAGCGTCCCTTAATACTACGCTCGTACGCCTTCACCACTTGTGATTTCCAAATCTGATTCAGGTGTACCTGCGAGCCCTTCTCCGCCAAGCGTGTTGATTCATGAGATAAGCCTACTAACCATCGGTTGAATGGTGAAGGTAAGATGGCATTTGTGCGTTTAAGCGAGCGAGCGACGTCTTCAGTCACCGTGCCATCTAAAATGCTCTTGTAGGCTAATTTCTGATTATTACCTGAACTGGAAAGATCAGCTAAGTACTCACGTAGACCAACTAAAGACTGGTTGATAAGCTCAAAGTCTTGCTGCTCAATCTTAACAATACCTTCAAATGCCCTTTCTACTTCTTTGCCCGGAAGCGAAATAGCAAGATTAGTATTCTCTGTAGGCATAAAGCGCCCAATAGCATTCTTCTTATTATGAAGAGCGACATCTGCAGCTTTCGTCGCGACTTCCGCAGCAACTTTCTCATTCTGGCTCAGTGAAACTTTTGTAAGTGACACTTCTTTTTGTACCGCTTTCAAGAAGGACTCAATGGGTCTTTCTGAGCTAGAAAGTATACGGCTTTGAATCAGGCTTAACTCTAAGCTTGGGGTCGCTTTAAGAGAGATATCATTAATTAGGGATTCCCACTCATAAATGTAATCTCGGTAGTATCTCTCGCGTACGCCCTTAACGGCCAAATCATGATCGACAGTATGAATATTAATGTTGTCTCCATACACCCAGTTGTCTTCCATTAAGTTCTTCACCGTACGGCTTATTTGCATTTGGAAAATACTGTGGAAGCCATTGAACGTATAGAAACCAGGAACACCTGCAGATAGGGGCTTTCCACTCTTTCTTTCAAATTGACTCAGACTCTGAGATCCCAATACATCGGTAAGTCTGAAAGATGGAACGTGGCTTTTAATAAACTGTAATTTCATACGCTGATATGCACGCTCTGCCAAAGGCAGCTGCGTAAGAACATTCCGCGCATCTCTAACCGCATCGTGGTTAACGTACAGCCCTATATCGTCATTTAGCAGTAGGTTTTTGGTGTGCTGCATGAGCGAAGCGCGCTTTTCTTCATTGAACTCCCCAGGGAAATTCTTTTCGAAATAAAGCTCAAACCAACTTTCTACATGAACAAGATCAAATCTCTCTGTATTGAACAGCATCAAATAGGTTTTTAGTGTTTCATACAGGTATTCACGGTGCGCTTGATTTTCATTCATTTCTTCAATCAACGCAGATTCTAAAAGCTTAGAAAAGTACCCCTTTAACGCTTGGTGATACGCCGCTTTTGCAGGCTGACCTATCTTGTCGCCTTGGTACAAACCAAACTTCTTAATTCCATCGACATCTTCGTAGTAACCCGCGTAACCCATTGGTAATTGCATGACTTTGTCGAGCAGTGCCAATGACTCAATTAGATTGTCTTCAAAGTTAAAATCAATGCGTTTCACTTGACTGTCGATTTCTGCAATCCTGCTGTCCGACTCAT is a genomic window containing:
- the tssB gene encoding type VI secretion system contractile sheath small subunit, with product MTSIHSKLSRVRKPRVHITYDVETENASLKKELPFVLGVMGDFAGHNTEALKPLKDRRFIQIDRDNFDDVLKKMSPSLSFKVDNKLADDDSTFTVDLQFKSMKDFEPASIVNQVDPLRKLMETRNKLRDLMTKVDRSEELEDVLESVLNNTDNLSQLAGELNLNEDGSGDKKEGGE
- the tssA gene encoding type VI secretion system protein TssA — protein: MVYEASDFEWIEQALLPISTELPSGTDPRSDISPQSAYFRLKDLRMVARNEERNAVISEEPLSSYVNLWSGFLETVPEQLTGQSKDLELVAWLIEAMTRAYGFKGFAEGYSLAAGLIEGFWETLHPMPDEDGIETRVTPIIGLNGMEKEGTLLFPISSIPLTEAYTGQSYAYWEYQQAIDLERLDEDKKRQKIDSGAVDLKSIQDAVAQTSKEFYLQLGSELEQAIAAFDRYSHSMDEACGEVMPSSHIQKKLEAIQSALNHLAGDKLKAEAEPVLEDLPTDTEESDTVEASTPVQAGQLLAANLASREHAIEQLQKIAEFFKETEPHSPVSYSIEQVVRWCDMPLPELLAELISDGEAKNGYFRLVGIVDQNGE
- a CDS encoding PP2C family protein-serine/threonine phosphatase, giving the protein MNWNIFTFSKTHPGKVRPYNEDSLLDLSAKRVWVVADGMGGHEAGDIASQMLVDTIEKYANEHQDFAIDDLRRAVLQANQSIYEYAKSNLDGKTMGTTLVLLYIQDGFYHCLWVGDSRIYLMRDNQLVQKTRDHSQVMDLVDQGLLHFDDAESHPLANVITRAIGVEPDVVIDQVSGQLVPGDQFLLCSDGLTKELNNSEISRTLQADAVSQSGLALMHSALVRGAQDNVTCALIKAMAAEYSAEVAQSNDATVPIFARGR
- the tagF gene encoding type VI secretion system-associated protein TagF, with product MPSNLITEQWGYFGKIPAKGDFIQESLPLDFLKTWQDWQQAILAVSREQLEESWTNHYMNAPIWNFALPANVCGEKAMIGTMIPSVDSVGRYYFFTLARPVDGTAISYWLDRAWSERAEEQALAVLEDNFQIEQWNTQLLNEAWEAVLSRDPVLKATPMSGEFQNLIYEEQIPLEGEHLLQHLLKTQLPRTCFWWTEGSESIPAISTFTDGLPAVGQFSAMLDGNWDQWNW
- the tssM gene encoding type VI secretion system membrane subunit TssM; this encodes MSLKAVGKFVSQKWFVGLIGLIALSLMIWLVGPLIAVAGHEPLKSETSRFLVLLGLMFIWGVVNIRQQKKEKKEEDESIQSLLEVNAQEDEESAAEIDLLKGRIDQAIQVLNKSGKRGKQSIYKLPWYVLIGPPGTGKTTALANSGLEFPLSDSLGQDPLSGIGGTRHCDWWFTNKAVLIDTAGRYTTQDSHSEKDSKAWLGFLGLLKKYRTKRPINGAIVAVSLVSLMSQTRTERGMHARAIKARIQELKNQLGMQFPIYIVFTKADLIAGFNEYFADLEDEERDQLLGFMFPESCDDEKGVISLFNKEFHHMLESLDKRMNKRLEQETDLDKRALIFEFPKQLRMLQANADEFLSDIFAKNAFEESTMIRGVFVVSSVQEGMPIDRVMNETSSGLGLSQLSLKTSSKESVSYFIRSLFEDIIFKEQYLGSVNRHHQKQNRWVKHGALALSLTSVAAFGAIWFQSFQWNQQLIDESDSRIAEIDSQVKRIDFNFEDNLIESLALLDKVMQLPMGYAGYYEDVDGIKKFGLYQGDKIGQPAKAAYHQALKGYFSKLLESALIEEMNENQAHREYLYETLKTYLMLFNTERFDLVHVESWFELYFEKNFPGEFNEEKRASLMQHTKNLLLNDDIGLYVNHDAVRDARNVLTQLPLAERAYQRMKLQFIKSHVPSFRLTDVLGSQSLSQFERKSGKPLSAGVPGFYTFNGFHSIFQMQISRTVKNLMEDNWVYGDNINIHTVDHDLAVKGVRERYYRDYIYEWESLINDISLKATPSLELSLIQSRILSSSERPIESFLKAVQKEVSLTKVSLSQNEKVAAEVATKAADVALHNKKNAIGRFMPTENTNLAISLPGKEVERAFEGIVKIEQQDFELINQSLVGLREYLADLSSSGNNQKLAYKSILDGTVTEDVARSLKRTNAILPSPFNRWLVGLSHESTRLAEKGSQVHLNQIWKSQVVKAYERSIKGRYPFSPAAKREVNLKDFKRFFGYGGTLDSFFTDYLEPFVDTSGRNWRFEKEIGVSQETLVVFQRAEKIRQTFFESDNSVKIDFGLRPKYLDQHISKFKLELGSQKLVYSHGPERTQSLSWPSSSSETRIIFIPPNSSREISHTYEGQWGLYKMLDQSLKARPETRKDNIVMIDLKGNKVQLELIPTSTINPFWSNDMERFSCPQTL